A window from Triticum aestivum cultivar Chinese Spring chromosome 6D, IWGSC CS RefSeq v2.1, whole genome shotgun sequence encodes these proteins:
- the LOC123145018 gene encoding actin-depolymerizing factor 1: MSNSASGMAVCDECKLKFQELKAKRSFRFIVFKINEKVQQVVVDRVGEKTESYDDFTACLPADECRYAVFDFDFVTDENCQKSKIFFISWAPDTSRVRSKMLYASSKDRFKRELDGIQVELQATDPSEMSMDIIKGRAL; encoded by the exons ATG TCGAATTCCGCGTCAGGAATGGCCGTTTGCGACGAATGCAAACTCAAGTTCCAGGAACTCAAGGCGAAGAGGAGCTTCCGCTTCATCGTGTTCAAGATCAATGAGAAGGTGCAGCAGGTGGTGGTGGACAGGGTCGGGGAAAAAACCGAGAGCTACGATGATTTCACAGCCTGCTTGCCAGCTGACGAGTGCCGCTATGCAGTGTTTGATTTTGACTTCGTCACTGATGAGAACTGCCAGAAGAGCAAGATCTTCTTCATCTCTTG GGCTCCTGACACATCAAGGGTGAGGAGCAAGATGCTGTACGCGAGCTCCAAGGACCGCTTCAAGAGGGAGCTGGATGGCATCCAGGTGGAGCTACAGGCGACCGACCCGAGCGAGATGAGCATGGACATCATAAAGGGGCGAGCCCTCTGA
- the LOC123145017 gene encoding pentatricopeptide repeat-containing protein At5g39350-like produces the protein MILLPSPLVRRCLALLHSKNAIPLAPTTTAQLHALLLTSGHLHHSSIHPLFMLHCASGRPPDAHNLLAQMPHPPPVSLTNSLLRSYTGLGHHREAVALYSRMRGFDHLTFPLAAKACAGLHLSRHGRAVHCRSLAAGFGGDAYVQNALISMYMSCGDVAEAEAVFGAMQNRSVVSWNAVIAGCVKNGCAERALEVFGEMVGDGAGVDRATVVSVLPACARAKNLSIGRAVHRLVEERGLGDYAAVKNALIDMYGKCGRLEDARRVFDGHKYDKNVVSWTVMIGAYVLNDRVDEAFNLGFDMLMTGGAPWPNGVTMAYLLSACSSLPSWRRAKCMHAMCIRLGLESDIVVETALIDTYAKCHKMKMMELTLENGSRRTETWNAAISGYSRSEREKKAVELFKRMIGESVRPDSATLASILPAYAESADLGQAKNIHCYLLALGFLRSTSIRTGLVDVYAKAGDLDMAWTLFDGLPEKDVVAWTTILAGYGMHGHARTAILLYDRMVELGVKPNTVTFASLLYACSHAGWIDEGLKLFEDMRSIHGVVPNIEHYLSLVDMVGRAGRIKEAYRLIKDMPFEPSTSVWGVLLGACVLHKNVEFGEIAAKHLFELEPDNTGNHVLLGNIYAAADRWNDVQDVWKMMGRKGLIKEPGSSLVEAWSEQCRTAML, from the coding sequence ATGATACTCCTACCCAGCCCGCTCGTGCGGCGATGCCTCGCCCTCCTCCACTCCAAGAACGCGATCCCCCTCGCTCCCACCACCACCGCCCAGCTCCATGCTCTCCTCCTAACGTCCGGCCACCTCCACCACAGCAGCATCCATCCCCTCTTCATGCTGCACTGCGCCAGCGGCCGCCCCCCCGACGCCCACAACCTGCTCGCGCAAATGCCCCACCCACCTCCGGTCTCCTTAACGAACTCGCTCCTCCGCTCCTATACCGGCCTTGGCCACCACAGGGAGGCCGTCGCACTTTACTCGCGGATGCGCGGCTTCGACCACCTCACCTTCCCCTTGGCCGCCAAGGCCTGTGCCGGCCTCCACCTCAGCCGCCACGGGCGTGCTGTGCACTGTCGCTCGCTCGCCGCCGGCTTCGGCGGAGACGCGTACGTGCAGAATGCGTTGATATCCATGTACATGAGCTGCGGCGATGTTGCCGAGGCGGAGGCGGTGTTTGGTGCGATGCAGAACCGTTCGGTCGTGTCCTGGAATGCGGTGATTGCTGGGTGCGTCAAGAACGGCTGTGCAGAAAGGGCGTTGGAGGTGTTTGGCGAGATGGTTGGTGATGGTGCTGGGGTTGACCGTGCCACAGTTGTGTCTGTACTGCCAGCTTGTGCGCGAGCCAAGAATTTGAGCATTGGAAGAGCTGTGCACCGGTTGGTTGAGGAAAGAGGCTTGGGGGACTATGCAGCGGTGAAGAACGCGCTGATTGATATGTATGGGAAGTGCGGGAGATTGGAGGATGCTCGCAGGGTCTTCGATGGACATAAATATGACAAGAATGTTGTTTCTTGGACAGTGATGATTGGTGCGTACGTGCTGAATGACCGTGTGGACGAGGCCTTTAATCTTGGTTTTGATATGCTCATGACTGGTGGTGCACCATGGCCGAATGGAGTGACCATGGCGTATCTACTCTCAGCTTGTTCCAGCTTGCCGTCATGGAGGCGTGCCAAGTGCATGCACGCAATGTGCATTAGACTTGGGCTTGAATCAGACATCGTTGTTGAGACTGCACTTATTGACACTTACGCGAAGTGCCATAAGATGAAGATGATGGAGTTGACACTTGAAAATGGCTCACGGCGGACAGAAACATGGAATGCAGCTATCTCTGGTTATAGTCGCAGTGAACGGGAGAAGAAAGCTGTAGAATTATTTAAGCGGATGATTGGAGAATCGGTGCGCCCAGACTCTGCAACACTTGCAAGCATCCTCCCGGCCTATGCAGAATCTGCGGACCTGGGACAAGCAAAGAACATCCACTGTTACTTGCTGGCTCTTGGGTTTCTTCGGAGCACATCGATCAGAACTGGTTTAGTCGATGTGTATGCCAAGGCAGGTGACCTGGACATGGCATGGACACTCTTCGACGGGCTACCTGAAAAGGATGTTGTTGCCTGGACCACCATCCTCGCTGGGTACGGTATGCACGGGCATGCCCGAACTGCCATCCTGCTATATGACCGGATGGTGGAGCTGGGGGTGAAGCCGAACACCGTGACCTTTGCCTCCCTGCTGTACGCTTGCAGCCATGCAGGCTGGATAGACGAAGGCCTAAAGCTATTTGAGGACATGCGTAGCATTCACGGCGTGGTGCCAAATATCGAGCACTACCTGTCCCTGGTCGACATGGTTGGGCGTGCTGGGAGGATCAAGGAGGCCTACCGCCTCATCAAAGATATGCCATTCGAGCCGAGTACCTCGGTGTGGGGTGTTCTGCTGGGTGCTTGTGTTCTACACAAAAATGTTGAGTTTGGGGAGATTGCGGCGAAGCATTTATTTGAGCTTGAGCCGGACAACACCGGGAATCATGTGCTCCTTGGGAACATATATGCTGCAGCTGACAGATGGAACGATGTTCAGGATGTCTGGAAAATGATGGGAAGAAAGGGCCTCATCAAAGAACCGGGATCTAGTTTGGTCGAGGCATGGTCTGAACAATGCAGAACAGCGATGTTATAG